A single window of Senegalia massiliensis DNA harbors:
- a CDS encoding sulfite exporter TauE/SafE family protein produces MVTAILGALGAFAAWFSVIFVKDIATHKGQLEDNSWTKVSGIGFLTNFLDTLGIGSFAPTTALLRGFKQVKDRVIPGTLNVSCTLPVIAEAFIFITVINVDIITLISMLSAATIGAWVGAGVVSKLPEKNVQIVMGVALLITAFLMAAGQFGWMPGGGSALNESFDGVKNNLIYESMNVDGEILGVPIGVTGIKLVIAIFVNFILGALMTAGIGLYAPCMALVYLLGMSPRVAFPIMMGSCSFLMPVASMKFVKEGAYNRRAAIGITIGGLIGVFIAAYIVKSLPLTILTYLVIVVILYTSITMLIAAFKSKEKNVNLELE; encoded by the coding sequence ATGGTTACAGCTATTTTAGGAGCATTAGGGGCATTTGCAGCATGGTTTTCGGTTATATTTGTGAAAGATATTGCAACTCATAAAGGTCAACTTGAGGATAATTCTTGGACAAAGGTCTCTGGAATTGGATTTTTAACTAACTTTTTAGATACATTAGGAATAGGATCCTTCGCACCAACAACAGCATTATTAAGAGGTTTTAAACAAGTTAAAGATAGAGTAATTCCCGGAACATTAAATGTATCTTGTACATTACCAGTTATTGCAGAAGCATTTATATTTATTACTGTTATTAATGTGGATATAATAACTTTAATTTCAATGCTTTCAGCAGCAACAATAGGTGCATGGGTTGGAGCTGGAGTAGTATCAAAACTTCCAGAGAAAAATGTTCAAATTGTAATGGGAGTTGCATTACTTATAACAGCATTTTTAATGGCAGCAGGTCAGTTTGGCTGGATGCCAGGGGGTGGTTCAGCATTAAATGAGTCTTTTGATGGGGTGAAAAATAATTTAATATATGAATCTATGAATGTAGATGGAGAAATATTAGGTGTTCCAATTGGAGTTACAGGAATAAAACTAGTAATAGCGATATTTGTTAACTTTATATTAGGAGCTCTTATGACTGCAGGTATAGGATTATATGCACCATGTATGGCACTTGTATATCTATTAGGAATGTCTCCAAGAGTTGCTTTTCCAATAATGATGGGTTCTTGTTCATTCTTAATGCCGGTTGCTTCTATGAAATTTGTTAAAGAAGGAGCATATAATAGAAGAGCTGCTATAGGAATTACTATTGGTGGTTTAATTGGAGTATTTATTGCAGCTTATATAGTTAAATCTTTACCACTTACTATATTAACTTATTTAGTAATAGTTGTTATATTATATACTTCAATTACGATGTTAATAGCAGCATTTAAAAGTAAAGAAAAAAATGTTAATCTAGAGTTAGAATAA
- a CDS encoding helix-turn-helix domain-containing protein, translating into MTHIGKNIKKLRKSNNMTLQELSEKTNLSIGFLSQFERGLTSIALDSLEDISKALEVDISHFIVKPKVKESCILKSFEQEVDKITSNKFIKYNLSNVSDDKKILPRKVDILPIENKEDIKEHSHKGEEFIYVLEGTLTLLLDSKKFQLYPGDSAHYSSRKLHTLGNYTNKIVKILVITTNDEYN; encoded by the coding sequence TTGACTCATATAGGCAAGAACATAAAGAAACTCAGAAAATCAAATAATATGACATTACAAGAATTAAGTGAAAAAACAAATTTATCTATAGGGTTTCTATCTCAATTTGAAAGAGGATTAACTTCTATAGCACTAGATTCTTTAGAAGATATATCAAAGGCTTTGGAAGTAGATATTTCGCACTTTATAGTTAAACCAAAAGTGAAGGAATCATGTATATTAAAAAGTTTCGAACAAGAAGTAGATAAGATTACTAGCAATAAGTTTATTAAATATAATTTAAGTAATGTTTCAGATGATAAAAAAATATTACCTAGAAAAGTAGATATATTACCTATAGAAAATAAAGAAGATATAAAAGAACATAGTCATAAAGGAGAAGAGTTTATTTATGTATTAGAGGGAACTCTTACTCTTTTGCTAGATTCAAAGAAATTTCAACTTTATCCTGGTGATAGTGCCCATTATAGTTCAAGAAAGCTACATACTTTGGGTAATTATACTAATAAAATTGTCAAAATCTTAGTCATTACTACTAATGATGAATATAATTAA
- a CDS encoding PspC domain-containing protein, whose amino-acid sequence MEKKLYKSSTDKIIDGVCGGIADYFEIDSSIVRLVWALTIFIGGTGVFLYIIAAVILPRDREVTGYSNSNHVEGEHTNYNRKDNSNSKRTLGLILIGVGIFLFFRRFFYIFDFEYIWPLILVGLGVFLIVKGKKG is encoded by the coding sequence ATGGAAAAGAAACTCTATAAATCAAGTACAGATAAAATAATAGATGGAGTATGTGGAGGAATTGCTGATTATTTTGAAATTGATTCATCTATTGTGCGTTTAGTATGGGCGCTTACTATTTTTATTGGTGGTACTGGTGTGTTTCTATATATTATAGCTGCTGTTATATTACCTCGTGATAGAGAAGTAACAGGGTATAGTAACAGTAATCATGTAGAAGGAGAACATACTAACTATAATAGAAAAGACAATAGTAATAGTAAAAGAACCTTAGGACTTATACTTATTGGAGTAGGTATATTTTTATTTTTTAGAAGGTTTTTCTATATATTTGATTTCGAATATATATGGCCACTTATACTTGTAGGATTAGGTGTATTTTTAATAGTTAAAGGAAAGAAGGGTTAA
- a CDS encoding LiaF transmembrane domain-containing protein, producing the protein MKGRNLSLGLIFIALGTLWILGNMEIINFSIFDIMRSFFNLWPLILVIIGINIITKNNTLKTILWILFIVIVIGYSFYINDSNYEEHIYTEEAVELNEDTIKGELNLDLGATKYDVVSKDNESNLAYIKSNKNYQTKERVSNSSQILTISNDLSHSFSDDNKLNVNINNNIVWSIDIDTGASNGELNLENVKVQNLELDMGAGKIDAKLGSLNNTTYINIESGASKIVLNIPEDAGLKIEMDGALNSTNIDDLNLVESQDDMLVSQDYAKRETKFDIKVDMGVGSFKINRY; encoded by the coding sequence ATGAAAGGCAGAAATTTAAGTTTAGGACTTATATTTATAGCTTTAGGTACTCTTTGGATACTTGGAAATATGGAGATTATAAATTTTAGTATATTTGATATAATGAGAAGCTTTTTTAATCTTTGGCCTCTTATATTAGTTATAATTGGGATAAATATAATTACAAAAAATAATACATTAAAGACAATATTATGGATTCTATTTATTGTAATAGTAATTGGATATAGTTTTTACATAAATGATTCTAATTATGAAGAACATATATACACTGAAGAAGCAGTAGAACTGAATGAGGATACTATAAAAGGAGAATTAAATTTAGATTTAGGGGCTACTAAATATGATGTAGTTTCAAAAGACAATGAAAGTAATTTAGCTTATATTAAATCTAATAAAAATTACCAAACTAAGGAAAGAGTAAGTAATAGTAGTCAAATATTAACTATCTCAAATGACTTAAGCCATAGTTTCTCTGATGATAACAAATTAAATGTTAATATTAATAATAATATTGTATGGTCTATAGATATTGATACTGGTGCTTCTAATGGAGAACTAAATTTAGAAAATGTAAAGGTACAAAATTTAGAATTAGATATGGGTGCTGGAAAAATAGATGCTAAACTAGGTTCTTTAAATAATACAACTTATATTAATATAGAATCAGGGGCTTCAAAAATAGTATTAAATATACCTGAAGATGCAGGACTTAAAATAGAAATGGATGGAGCTTTAAACTCTACTAATATAGATGATTTAAATTTAGTTGAAAGTCAAGATGATATGTTAGTATCTCAAGATTATGCTAAAAGAGAAACTAAGTTTGATATTAAAGTGGATATGGGAGTTGGAAGTTTCAAAATTAATAGATATTAA
- a CDS encoding nucleoside-diphosphate sugar epimerase/dehydratase, with protein sequence MEKRRRIALLLFVDIILISTAFLVSFYLRFDANIPLNIMNIYLDNIFAITLIKILIFGYFGIYSSLWRYASIDELVQVIIGVFLANTGMISYLYIVDIHFPKSIYLLVLILDIMYIGGVRFSYRLLRKIKNERLFNGEKRKRIMVVGAGDAGAMVIKEFKNHRELMSDPVVLIDDDISKEGRKIHGVSVKGGRYDIKSQAIKNNIDEIVIAMPSSTKGQIKNIIEECKTTKCKVKTLPGMFELIDGKVSVKQLREVQIEDLLGRDEVKLDTEKINQYIKDKKVLITGGGGSIGSELCRQIAKYNPQELIILDIYENNVYDLQNELKRKYGSSLNLNVKIASVRDSKKIDNIINNIKPNVIFHAAAHKHVPLMESNPHEAVKNNVFGTFNVAKAADKFGIEKFVMISTDKAVNPTNIMGATKRLCEMIVQAIDKRSKTEFVAVRFGNVLGSNGSVIPLFKRQIAEGGPVTVTHKDVIRYFMTIPEASQLVLQAGAMAKGGEIFVLDMGEPVKIIDLAKDLITLSGLEVGKDIEIDLVGLRPGEKLFEELLMDEEGLTSTEHTKIHVGRPLFSDYNVLIKKLDNLKDIMHNGTESDVKKAVAELVPTYKKPEEINNVREFKGLKKTALSSN encoded by the coding sequence ATGGAAAAGAGAAGAAGAATAGCTTTATTACTTTTTGTAGATATTATTCTTATAAGTACTGCATTTTTAGTTTCATTTTATTTAAGATTTGATGCAAATATCCCTTTAAATATTATGAATATATATTTAGATAATATATTTGCTATAACTTTAATTAAAATTCTCATTTTTGGATACTTTGGAATATATAGTAGTCTTTGGAGATATGCAAGTATTGATGAGCTTGTTCAAGTTATTATTGGAGTATTTCTTGCCAATACAGGAATGATTAGTTATTTATATATAGTTGATATTCATTTTCCAAAGAGTATTTATTTGCTAGTTTTAATATTAGATATTATGTACATAGGTGGAGTAAGGTTTAGCTATAGATTACTTAGGAAGATAAAAAATGAAAGATTATTTAATGGGGAAAAAAGAAAACGTATAATGGTAGTAGGTGCAGGAGATGCAGGGGCTATGGTTATAAAGGAGTTTAAAAATCATAGAGAACTTATGAGTGATCCAGTTGTTTTAATTGATGATGATATATCAAAGGAAGGTAGAAAAATTCATGGTGTATCTGTAAAAGGTGGTAGGTATGATATAAAATCACAAGCTATAAAAAATAATATTGATGAAATAGTTATAGCTATGCCTTCATCAACTAAAGGACAAATCAAAAATATTATAGAAGAATGTAAAACAACAAAATGTAAGGTGAAAACTTTGCCAGGTATGTTTGAACTTATTGATGGGAAAGTAAGTGTAAAACAACTTAGAGAAGTGCAGATTGAAGATTTACTTGGACGTGATGAAGTTAAACTTGATACTGAAAAGATAAATCAGTACATAAAAGATAAAAAAGTACTTATAACTGGCGGTGGTGGTTCTATTGGTTCAGAGCTATGTAGACAAATTGCAAAGTATAATCCACAGGAGCTTATAATATTAGATATATATGAAAATAATGTATATGATCTTCAAAATGAACTTAAGAGAAAATATGGTAGTAGTCTAAATTTAAATGTAAAAATAGCTTCAGTTCGTGATAGTAAAAAAATAGATAATATAATAAATAATATAAAACCAAATGTAATATTTCATGCAGCAGCTCATAAACATGTACCACTTATGGAATCTAATCCTCATGAAGCTGTGAAAAATAATGTTTTTGGTACTTTTAATGTTGCAAAGGCAGCAGATAAATTTGGAATAGAAAAATTTGTAATGATTTCTACTGATAAAGCAGTGAATCCTACAAATATAATGGGAGCTACAAAAAGGTTATGTGAAATGATAGTTCAAGCTATTGATAAAAGAAGTAAAACTGAATTTGTAGCTGTAAGATTTGGTAATGTTCTTGGAAGTAATGGCAGTGTTATACCACTTTTCAAAAGACAAATTGCAGAAGGTGGACCTGTAACTGTAACCCATAAGGATGTTATAAGATATTTTATGACAATACCTGAAGCAAGTCAGTTGGTACTTCAAGCTGGTGCTATGGCAAAAGGTGGAGAAATTTTTGTGCTTGATATGGGTGAACCTGTTAAGATTATAGACTTAGCAAAAGATTTAATAACTTTATCTGGACTTGAAGTAGGGAAAGATATTGAAATTGATTTAGTTGGTTTACGTCCTGGTGAAAAATTATTTGAAGAATTGCTTATGGATGAGGAAGGGCTAACATCTACAGAACATACTAAAATTCATGTTGGAAGGCCTCTTTTTAGTGATTATAATGTATTAATAAAGAAATTAGATAATCTTAAAGATATAATGCATAATGGAACTGAATCTGATGTAAAAAAGGCAGTGGCAGAATTGGTTCCTACTTATAAAAAGCCAGAAGAAATAAATAATGTAAGAGAATTTAAAGGATTAAAGAAAACAGCACTTTCTTCAAATTAG